In the Ctenopharyngodon idella isolate HZGC_01 chromosome 4, HZGC01, whole genome shotgun sequence genome, one interval contains:
- the pou3f2a gene encoding POU domain, class 3, transcription factor 2a, whose translation MATAASNHYSILTSSSEPGSMQQTPPPAYRDAHSLLQSEYTTLQSSGSTLGHAHQWLTAALSHGGEGSPWPASPLGEQDIKPVEELQHSPRQAHLVQQSQHHEAGAWRATTTAHMPSMSTSNGQSLIYSQPGYGEPGMHHEDHHSPHLSEHGHPQSLHSDEDTPTSDDLEQFAKQFKQRRIKLGFTQADVGLALGTLYGNVFSQTTICRFEALQLSFKNMCKLKPLLNKWLEEADSTSGSPTSLDKIAAQGRKRKKRTSIEVSVKGALESHFLKCPKPGASEINSLADSLQLEKEVVRVWFCNRRQKEKRMTPQNGPMAGNEDVYGDASPHHGAQTPVP comes from the coding sequence ATGGCGACCGCGGCGTCCAACCACTACAGCATCCTCACGTCCAGCTCGGAGCCCGGCAGCATGCAGCAGACGCCGCCGCCGGCCTACAGGGACGCGCACAGCCTTCTGCAGAGCGAATACACCACCCTGCAGAGCAGCGGGAGCACGCTCGGCCACGCGCACCAGTGGCTGACGGCGGCGCTGTCTCACGGGGGAGAGGGGTCGCCGTGGCCCGCCAGCCCGCTGGGCGAGCAGGACATTAAGCCGGTGGAGGAGCTGCAGCATTCGCCGAGACAAGCGCATCTGGTGCAGCAGAGCCAGCATCACGAGGCGGGCGCTTGGCGCGCGACCACCACCGCGCATATGCCGAGCATGAGCACCTCCAACGGGCAAAGCCTGATCTACTCTCAGCCCGGCTACGGCGAGCCGGGGATGCACCACGAGGACCACCACAGCCCGCATCTGAGCGAGCACGGCCACCCGCAGAGCCTGCACTCGGACGAGGACACGCCGACCTCGGACGACCTGGAgcagttcgccaagcagttcaAGCAGCGCCGGATCAAGCTGGGCTTCACGCAGGCGGACGTGGGGCTCGCGCTGGGCACCCTCTACGGCAACGTCTTCTCCCAGACCACCATCTGCAGGTTCGAGGCGCTCCAGCTGAGCTTCAAGAACATGTGCAAACTCAAGCCCCTGCTCAACAAATGGCTGGAGGAGGCGGACTCCACCTCGGGGAGCCCGACCAGCCTGGATAAGATCGCCGCGCAGGGGAGGAAGAGGAAAAAGCGGACCTCCATCGAGGTGAGTGTCAAAGGGGCCCTGGAGAGCCATTTCCTCAAGTGCCCGAAACCCGGGGCGTCGGAGATCAACTCGCTGGCGGACAGCCTGCAGTTAGAGAAGGAAGTGGTGCGGGTCTGGTTCTGCAACCGGCGGCAGAAGGAGAAGCGAATGACGCCCCAAAACGGACCGATGGCCGGGAACGAGGACGTGTACGGGGACGCCTCGCCTCACCACGGGGCGCAGACACCTGTTCCGTGA
- the faxca gene encoding failed axon connections homolog, whose product MYWRVGFAWSRSCALELGRNKSFSFGLCGSDEHLSLYAYIIAYPLQEYGGIMSALGSDSWWRKTLYITGGALLAAAAYLLHELLVIRKEQELDSEDAIILHQFARPKTGVPSLSPFCLKIETYLRMADLPYQNYFDGKLSPQGKMPWIAYNKEQVCGTEFIIDFLEEKLGVNLNSSLSPQEKAISRAITKMVEEHFYWTIAYCQWVDNVEETQKMLATNGPLSDLLRWILSQVNGGIVKREMYGHGIGRFSKEDVYTLMEKDMRTLATLLGDKKYLMGPKLSTVDAAVFGHLAQAMWTLPGTRPEQLIKGEFINLAMYCERIRRKFWPEWFVDVDDLYYDGLSEEPDSPSQLPDLGLYSRSGSFQEQDSSLSHHNTPSPDSDITGRSLFDSDMDTECSETEQLK is encoded by the exons ATGTACTGGCGCGTCGGATTCGCCTGGAGCCGTTCCTGCGCGCTTGAACTTGGCCGGAACAAGAGCTTCTCGTTCGGCTTGTGCGGCTCCGATGAGCATCTTTCGTTGTATGCGTACATCATCGCCTACCCGCTGCAGGAGTACGGAGGGATCATGTCTGCTTTAGGCTCCGACTCCTGGTGGAGGAAAACACTATACATCACCGGGGGCGCGCTGCTCGCCGCCGCTGCCTATTTGCTACACGAGCTGCTTGTCATTAG GAAAGAACAGGAGTTGGACTCTGAAGACGCCATCATTCTGCATCAGTTTGCCCGGCCCAAAACCGGAGTCCCTAGCCTGTCCCCCTTCTGCCTGAAGATAGAAACCTACCTGCGCATGGCGGACCTTCCCTACCAG AACTACTTCGATGGGAAGTTGTCTCCTCAAGGGAAGATGCCTTGGATCGCGTATAATAAGGAGCAGGTGTGTGGGACTGAGTTCATCATCGACTTCCTGGAGGAGAAGCTCGGCGTGAACCTCAACTCCAGCCTGAGTCCTCAGGAGAAAGCCATCTCACGTGCCATCACCAAAATGGTGGAGGAACACTTCTACTG GACGATAGCATACTGTCAGTGGGTGGACAATGTGGAGGAAACGCAGAAGATGTTAGCCACAAATGGGCCGCTGAGTGACCTGCTCAGGTGGATCTTGAGTCAGGTGAACGGTGGCATCGTGAAGAGAGAGATGTACGGGCACGGGATCGGACGCTTCTCCAAAGAGGATGTTTACACTCTGATGGAGAAAGACATGCGCACCCTTGCCACACTCCTTG GCGATAAAAAGTATCTAATGGGCCCGAAGCTTTCCACAGTAGATGCTGCTGTATTTGGTCATCTTGCTCAGGCTATGTGGACTCTCCCTGGGACACGTCCGGAACAGTTAATCAAAG GTGAGTTCATCAACCTGGCCATGTACTGTGAGCGAATCCGCCGGAAATTCTGGCCGGAGTGGTTTGTGGATGTCGACGACCTTTACTACGATGGACTGAGCGAGGAGCCGGATTCTCCTTCCCAGCTTCCGGATTTGGGTCTCTATTCTCGCAGCGGCAGCTTCCAGGAGCAGGACAGCTCTCTGTCGCACCACAACACCCCGTCGCCGGACAGCGACATCACCGGACGCTCCCTATTCGATTCTGACATGGACACAGAATGCTCAGAAACGGAGCAGTTGAAGTGA